One Rosa chinensis cultivar Old Blush chromosome 3, RchiOBHm-V2, whole genome shotgun sequence DNA window includes the following coding sequences:
- the LOC112193422 gene encoding uncharacterized protein LOC112193422 isoform X1, protein MALAWGAAAAPLFSLPKNPKPSLRFGTFRCSTKPDNNGNNKIALRTCKNCKTQFDPSLNHLRACRFHTAHFGDVLNILNLNTPIGETKRKFESVYTGGTMSSPNSGKVVQYWHCCGSEDPFDPGCTAAPHSSYDD, encoded by the exons ATGGCTCTGGCATGGGGTGCTGCCGCTGCTCCATTGTTTTCTCTCCCTAAAAATCCGAAACCGAGTTTGAGATTTGGTACATTCCGATGCTCAACGAAGCCCGACAACAACGGCAACAACAAAATAGCGCTCAGGACTTGCAAGAATTGCAAAACCCAGTTCGATCCATCTCTCAATCACCTCAGGGCTTGTCGATTTCACACCGCTCATTTTGGAG ATGTCCTAAACATCTTGAATTTAAATACTCCTATAGGAGAAACAAAGAGGAAGTTTGAGAGTGTGTACACGGGGGGCACCATGAGTAGTCCCAACTCTGGCAAAGTTGTTCAATACTGGCATTGCTGTGGGTCTGAAGATCCCTTCGACCCTGGATGTACCGCTGCTCCTCACTCCTCCTATGATGACTGA
- the LOC112193422 gene encoding uncharacterized protein LOC112193422 isoform X2: MALAWGAAAAPLFSLPKNPKPSLRFGTFRCSTKPDNNGNNKIALRTCKNCKTQFDPSLNHLRACRFHTAHFGGETKRKFESVYTGGTMSSPNSGKVVQYWHCCGSEDPFDPGCTAAPHSSYDD; encoded by the exons ATGGCTCTGGCATGGGGTGCTGCCGCTGCTCCATTGTTTTCTCTCCCTAAAAATCCGAAACCGAGTTTGAGATTTGGTACATTCCGATGCTCAACGAAGCCCGACAACAACGGCAACAACAAAATAGCGCTCAGGACTTGCAAGAATTGCAAAACCCAGTTCGATCCATCTCTCAATCACCTCAGGGCTTGTCGATTTCACACCGCTCATTTTGGAG GAGAAACAAAGAGGAAGTTTGAGAGTGTGTACACGGGGGGCACCATGAGTAGTCCCAACTCTGGCAAAGTTGTTCAATACTGGCATTGCTGTGGGTCTGAAGATCCCTTCGACCCTGGATGTACCGCTGCTCCTCACTCCTCCTATGATGACTGA